A region of Moorena producens PAL-8-15-08-1 DNA encodes the following proteins:
- a CDS encoding filamentous hemagglutinin N-terminal domain-containing protein codes for MGAGKRLLTLTGGWATAMSLTLGGVTVGISGNCLLADYALADIVPDGTLGAEGSVVIPNTTVRGEIADKIEGGATRGANLFHSFQEFNVGELQRVYFANPSGIENILTRVTGGNLSNILGTLGVDGAANLFLLNPNGIVFGSQARLDVAGSFFASTANSLVFGDGVEFSATSPQAPPLLTINITPGLQYGQDDPRTTITNAGNLAAGKDFTLAAGNLDLQGQLDAGRNLTLLAEDTVNITDSVAQPFKAYSGGLLVIQGNQLITIAAKNHVLSGLFAGSDLRLRSHNPITGDTNYTVGGNIIIEQLDGNPGNLISPNDPIILTNGDVSLGNYTGASLHILAGGSVTVGDIEINSTDTGDNAISPSNSNPFLASLANLTLSDEAATSVVIDGSKRPTLDIRAGIDWTLLGGFPGNTDSSNLAPNFGTAATSANIKVGEVSINAPNGLVLLTNQYQANPSLVSDTLTISKLLTGDGTVAKLVNDNSKKFEIDKSKYKFLGNGGSVFIDYRGGIDISDRIDASSASGQAGDITLITNGQLSLDGSFIISKTFGTENGRDIKIETGSLFATDGAQIETSTFGKKAGEKVNSGKITIVADDTVTFEGFKGKSEGQTRDTEDTRTGIVNIIRADAEGNSGTISITTGSLFVKDRAQLQARVGDRQKKGDSFEQSFGDSGGIEIFARDQVFFGTENDPFGGTAVTTVEDGGVGKAGNIRIEARSVLLTNASLQSNTQGIGNAGKVEIIATETVTFEKGPNSILSRVNEEGNGNGGDVLIETGSLFLTNGGAIRSQTEGKGDGGKVTIKARDQVIFDGVGTEDDPLCDAICPSGVFSSVLPGKMDDSIDIEINGGKIDISTNQLILRDRGKISAEAFKNQNSLEVNGGNIDIDTEYLIAFPATLPDGSDILTKAPMGKGGDITIKARSIFGDIEERQAIPGNGTNDIDATGRINGLVNIDTIDNFDEREPNSLPTEPGNDQLYQRCQPGNSTGSRLINTGRGGLPPRPGEISSNSHWEDIRRPSTRGRYRSRTAFVNPPVKPPTTPKRKRIIEAQGIMIDADGNIFLTANPTTVTPDGSWRLSGKCGQR; via the coding sequence ATGGGTGCAGGAAAGCGATTGCTCACCCTGACCGGAGGCTGGGCTACAGCAATGTCGCTCACTCTGGGTGGGGTAACTGTAGGTATTTCGGGAAACTGTCTTTTGGCCGACTATGCCTTGGCTGACATAGTTCCGGATGGGACATTGGGTGCAGAAGGGTCTGTGGTGATACCTAATACCACTGTCCGAGGAGAAATAGCCGATAAGATCGAAGGTGGCGCAACACGAGGGGCTAACCTATTTCACAGTTTCCAGGAATTTAATGTCGGGGAACTGCAACGGGTTTATTTTGCTAATCCTTCTGGGATCGAAAATATTCTAACACGGGTAACCGGGGGGAATCTATCCAATATTCTAGGGACATTGGGAGTAGATGGTGCAGCAAATCTGTTTTTGCTCAATCCCAATGGCATTGTGTTTGGATCCCAAGCCAGATTAGATGTAGCTGGTTCGTTTTTTGCGTCTACTGCCAATAGTCTGGTATTTGGTGATGGGGTCGAGTTTAGTGCAACATCCCCACAAGCCCCACCATTGTTAACGATTAATATTACTCCAGGATTGCAGTATGGCCAAGATGACCCGAGGACAACAATTACAAATGCTGGGAATTTAGCTGCTGGAAAAGACTTTACCCTAGCCGCTGGCAATCTGGATTTACAGGGTCAACTGGATGCTGGTAGAAATTTGACTCTGTTGGCAGAAGATACAGTCAACATCACCGATAGTGTAGCGCAACCGTTTAAAGCGTACTCTGGTGGTTTGCTGGTAATTCAGGGAAATCAGTTAATTACTATTGCAGCAAAGAACCATGTCCTAAGTGGTTTATTTGCTGGTTCCGATTTACGGTTGCGATCGCATAATCCGATCACAGGAGATACTAACTATACCGTTGGCGGAAATATCATCATTGAGCAGTTGGATGGTAACCCAGGGAATTTGATCAGTCCCAATGATCCGATAATTCTGACCAATGGGGATGTCAGTTTAGGAAACTATACCGGAGCATCACTGCATATTTTGGCAGGAGGGAGTGTTACCGTTGGAGACATCGAAATTAACTCTACCGATACCGGAGATAATGCCATTAGCCCTAGTAACTCCAATCCGTTCTTGGCTAGTTTGGCTAATTTGACCTTGTCGGACGAAGCAGCAACGTCTGTAGTAATAGATGGCAGTAAGCGACCTACTTTAGATATCCGTGCTGGTATAGATTGGACATTACTCGGCGGTTTTCCAGGAAATACCGATAGTAGTAACCTTGCCCCTAACTTTGGCACTGCTGCTACTAGTGCAAATATCAAAGTTGGTGAGGTCTCGATTAATGCTCCCAATGGACTGGTATTGTTAACGAATCAGTATCAAGCTAACCCATCGTTAGTTAGTGACACCCTTACAATTAGTAAGCTTCTGACTGGTGATGGTACCGTAGCTAAGCTAGTCAATGATAACTCTAAGAAGTTTGAGATAGATAAGAGTAAATATAAGTTTTTAGGGAATGGTGGCTCGGTCTTTATTGATTATCGCGGCGGGATTGACATAAGTGATCGCATTGATGCCTCGTCCGCTTCTGGGCAAGCAGGAGATATTACGTTGATTACAAATGGTCAACTATCCCTTGACGGAAGTTTCATTATTAGCAAAACCTTTGGCACCGAAAACGGTAGAGATATCAAGATCGAGACTGGTTCACTGTTTGCTACTGACGGTGCTCAGATCGAAACAAGTACCTTTGGTAAAAAAGCAGGTGAAAAAGTAAATTCCGGGAAAATTACCATTGTTGCTGATGATACAGTCACCTTTGAAGGCTTTAAAGGTAAATCTGAAGGACAAACAAGAGATACAGAAGATACTCGCACTGGTATTGTCAATATTATCAGAGCAGATGCAGAAGGTAACAGTGGTACTATTTCGATAACCACAGGTTCTTTATTTGTCAAGGATAGGGCTCAACTGCAAGCCAGAGTTGGAGATCGACAGAAAAAGGGCGATTCCTTTGAGCAATCTTTTGGTGACTCGGGGGGTATTGAAATTTTTGCCCGTGATCAAGTGTTCTTTGGCACCGAGAACGATCCATTTGGTGGTACTGCTGTAACTACTGTCGAAGATGGAGGTGTGGGTAAGGCTGGCAATATCAGGATCGAGGCAAGGTCGGTTTTGTTAACTAATGCTTCCCTGCAATCCAACACCCAAGGGATAGGGAATGCCGGTAAGGTAGAGATTATTGCTACAGAAACAGTCACCTTCGAAAAAGGTCCTAATTCTATCCTTAGTAGGGTGAACGAAGAGGGCAACGGCAATGGCGGCGATGTCTTGATAGAAACTGGGTCACTTTTTCTCACCAATGGTGGTGCCATTAGGTCTCAGACAGAAGGGAAAGGAGATGGGGGTAAGGTCACAATTAAGGCACGGGATCAGGTAATTTTCGATGGGGTAGGTACTGAAGATGATCCTCTGTGCGATGCTATATGTCCCAGTGGTGTATTCAGTAGTGTGTTACCAGGAAAGATGGACGATAGTATAGATATAGAAATAAATGGTGGAAAGATAGATATTTCAACTAATCAGCTCATACTGCGAGATCGCGGCAAGATTTCTGCTGAGGCTTTTAAGAATCAAAATTCCCTAGAAGTCAATGGTGGCAACATTGATATTGACACTGAATATCTGATTGCCTTTCCCGCAACTCTTCCTGATGGTAGCGATATCCTTACTAAAGCTCCAATGGGAAAAGGCGGTGATATCACTATCAAGGCCAGAAGCATCTTTGGTGATATTGAAGAGCGCCAAGCCATACCAGGCAATGGAACCAATGATATAGATGCCACTGGTCGTATAAACGGTTTAGTGAATATCGACACCATCGATAACTTTGATGAGCGCGAACCAAACAGCTTACCCACGGAACCAGGCAATGATCAACTTTACCAGCGCTGTCAACCGGGTAATAGCACTGGCAGTAGGTTGATCAATACTGGACGTGGCGGCTTACCCCCTCGCCCAGGTGAAATCAGCAGCAATAGCCATTGGGAAGACATACGCCGTCCCTCTACTCGTGGACGGTATCGCTCCCGTACCGCATTTGTGAATCCCCCCGTTAAGCCCCCCACTACCCCTAAGCGAAAACGGATTATAGAAGCTCAAGGCATCATGATTGATGCTGATGGGAATATCTTTCTGACCGCTAATCCAACTACCGTGACACCGGATGGGTCTTGGCGGCTGTCTGGGAAGTGTGGGCAAAGGTAG
- a CDS encoding TIGR03943 family putative permease subunit produces the protein MMNPSNHSGRLSRKSSYRRNWSIPLLEVIALALWGVLLLKSWLTGELSLLIHPNYFSLVVITGIILLLISGLRLSQLLKLERQHRLGKGVTRPAVQHTTLFPPSWSSGFLIATAMVGLIVTPKAFTSQTALHRGIADAPTITRSQPQSFRSASNPEKRTLIEWIKLLNVYPEPDAYTGQKVKVDGFVVIAPNLPPDHLLISRFVITCCAADAYPLGLPVKLTENRNDYPSDTWIEVEGNMITETLDDKRQLVIEATAIKKIPEPENPYYY, from the coding sequence ATGATGAATCCATCTAACCATTCAGGACGTTTGTCCAGAAAAAGTTCTTACAGAAGAAACTGGTCAATTCCTCTTTTAGAAGTAATTGCTTTAGCGTTATGGGGAGTTTTGTTGTTGAAATCCTGGCTAACTGGTGAGTTAAGTTTGTTAATTCATCCCAATTACTTTAGCTTGGTAGTTATCACTGGTATAATTTTATTGTTAATATCCGGGTTGAGGTTATCCCAACTGTTGAAATTAGAGCGTCAACACCGGTTAGGTAAGGGAGTAACTAGGCCAGCTGTTCAACATACAACTTTATTTCCCCCTAGTTGGAGTAGTGGCTTCCTAATCGCTACGGCAATGGTTGGTTTAATCGTGACACCCAAAGCATTTACTAGCCAAACCGCCCTACACCGGGGTATTGCCGACGCCCCCACCATAACGCGATCGCAACCGCAATCCTTCCGCAGTGCTAGCAATCCTGAAAAGCGCACCCTAATTGAATGGATCAAGCTTTTGAATGTTTATCCTGAACCAGATGCCTATACCGGTCAAAAGGTAAAAGTGGATGGTTTTGTCGTAATTGCTCCTAATCTCCCTCCAGACCATCTCTTAATTTCCCGGTTTGTGATTACCTGTTGTGCTGCTGACGCTTATCCTTTAGGTTTGCCAGTAAAACTTACTGAAAACCGTAATGATTATCCCTCCGATACTTGGATAGAAGTTGAAGGTAACATGATTACTGAAACCCTCGATGATAAACGCCAGCTGGTGATTGAAGCAACTGCAATTAAGAAAATTCCTGAACCGGAAAATCCTTATTATTACTAA
- a CDS encoding permease encodes MNQLNNAFTLFLSLLVEATPFLLLGVILSSLLLFFVDERKLIASMPRHPFLGAVFGSCVGFLFPVCECGNVPVARRLLSQGAPAPVAIGFLLAAPTINPVVIWSTWVAFRDQPEIWVLRILFSLSISIFIGCVFSTQKDLGPLLQRAVFRSRPRKFAEDKPALLQSGSYLLGQSGTPLPLDANVLNTPPSQDIQSKPLPDRLQLFVENAIQEFRELGSILVLGSAIAAIIQVVIPRDIIISLGQGPVMSILAMMLLAAVVSICSTVDAFFALAFASTFTSGSLLAFLIFGPMIDIKAIGLLLSVFKTKSIIYLFLIAGQLTFLLTLFINLYVS; translated from the coding sequence ATGAATCAGCTCAACAACGCCTTCACCCTATTCTTGAGTTTGTTGGTTGAAGCAACACCTTTTTTGCTACTGGGGGTGATTCTCTCCAGCTTATTGCTGTTTTTTGTGGATGAGCGCAAGCTAATTGCTAGTATGCCTCGCCACCCCTTTCTAGGAGCAGTTTTTGGTAGTTGTGTCGGCTTTTTATTCCCAGTGTGTGAGTGTGGTAATGTGCCAGTGGCTAGGCGGCTGCTGAGCCAGGGAGCACCAGCACCAGTAGCAATTGGGTTTTTGCTCGCAGCCCCAACCATCAATCCTGTAGTAATTTGGTCAACTTGGGTAGCCTTTCGAGACCAGCCGGAAATCTGGGTATTGCGAATTTTATTTTCCTTAAGTATTTCCATCTTTATCGGCTGTGTCTTCAGTACTCAGAAAGACTTAGGCCCCCTACTGCAACGAGCAGTGTTTCGCTCTAGACCAAGGAAATTTGCTGAGGATAAGCCCGCATTACTACAATCAGGCTCATATTTACTCGGTCAATCTGGTACACCCTTGCCCTTAGACGCTAATGTCTTAAACACACCCCCTAGCCAGGACATACAAAGCAAACCCTTGCCTGACCGACTACAGCTCTTTGTCGAAAATGCTATACAAGAGTTTCGGGAGCTAGGCTCAATCCTAGTTTTAGGTAGTGCGATCGCAGCCATTATTCAAGTCGTTATCCCCCGTGATATTATCATTAGCCTCGGTCAAGGACCAGTGATGTCTATTTTGGCCATGATGCTATTGGCCGCTGTAGTATCCATCTGTTCCACCGTCGATGCATTTTTTGCCCTCGCCTTTGCCTCAACCTTCACCAGTGGCTCGTTGTTAGCATTTCTAATCTTCGGACCAATGATTGACATCAAAGCCATCGGTTTACTGTTATCTGTATTTAAAACCAAGTCAATCATTTACCTATTTCTAATAGCAGGGCAGTTAACATTTTTATTGACTTTGTTTATTAATTTGTATGTTAGTTAG
- a CDS encoding tetratricopeptide repeat protein: protein MDKPMGIFKPRQQPKETNAQSANFYYFRGISHVVVGRFQAAILELNEAIEIDPNHAAAYDNRGMCLRELGKHQEALANFQKSAEIYQKKGKTEDYHKIIAKIHDLHLR, encoded by the coding sequence ATGGATAAGCCAATGGGAATTTTTAAGCCACGTCAGCAGCCAAAAGAAACCAATGCTCAAAGTGCTAATTTTTACTACTTTAGAGGAATTAGCCATGTAGTGGTGGGCAGATTTCAAGCAGCCATTCTGGAATTGAATGAAGCGATTGAGATTGACCCCAACCATGCTGCTGCCTATGACAACCGTGGGATGTGCCTTCGAGAATTAGGTAAGCATCAAGAAGCCCTAGCAAATTTTCAAAAATCAGCAGAAATTTATCAAAAAAAGGGTAAAACGGAAGATTATCACAAGATAATAGCCAAAATTCACGACCTTCACTTACGGTGA
- a CDS encoding ATP-grasp domain-containing protein, with product MKAAIGAGFKTSLFSFEDLTDGKVGRALRYVENAEVEELAIYRGWMLTPSSYGLLYHGLLKNNIKLINTPAEFKYCHYLPEYYPKIKDLTPKSNWTVGHEMTNFEVINSMTDEFGNAAIIVKDYVKSEKHYWHEACFIPDASNKDNLKKIVERFIELRGSALNEGLVFRKFEQLEFLTEHSKSGMPLTKEYRLFFVFGKLVKMFNYWDEGDYGDTIPDLTPFLEVAKAIDSNFFTMDIAKKTNDEWIIMELGDGQTAGLPDNANKEDFYRELNKNIRQHV from the coding sequence ATGAAAGCCGCTATTGGAGCTGGCTTCAAAACGTCCCTATTCAGCTTTGAAGACTTGACTGATGGCAAGGTAGGTCGTGCATTAAGGTATGTGGAAAATGCCGAAGTTGAGGAATTAGCTATTTATCGTGGATGGATGTTAACGCCTTCATCCTATGGGTTACTTTATCATGGACTTTTAAAAAATAATATCAAACTAATTAATACTCCAGCAGAATTCAAATATTGTCACTATTTACCTGAATATTATCCAAAAATAAAGGATTTAACTCCAAAATCGAATTGGACAGTGGGTCATGAAATGACTAACTTTGAAGTGATTAATTCCATGACCGATGAGTTTGGCAACGCTGCTATTATTGTCAAGGATTATGTCAAATCAGAAAAGCATTACTGGCATGAAGCCTGCTTTATTCCAGATGCCTCCAATAAAGATAACCTTAAGAAGATAGTAGAAAGGTTTATAGAGCTGCGAGGTTCGGCCTTGAATGAAGGGCTGGTGTTCCGAAAATTTGAACAGCTGGAATTTTTAACGGAACATTCTAAAAGTGGTATGCCATTGACAAAAGAGTACAGACTATTCTTCGTTTTTGGTAAATTGGTAAAAATGTTTAATTATTGGGATGAAGGTGACTATGGTGATACCATACCAGACCTCACGCCTTTTCTTGAAGTTGCCAAAGCAATAGATAGTAATTTTTTCACGATGGATATTGCTAAGAAGACTAATGATGAGTGGATTATTATGGAACTTGGTGATGGACAAACAGCTGGGCTCCCGGATAATGCAAATAAGGAGGATTTTTATAGGGAATTAAACAAAAATATCCGGCAGCATGTTTAA
- a CDS encoding IS607 family transposase — MALVPIRKAVELTGLSPNTLRKYADNGTLKCERTPGGTRLFDSGDLCRFGKDPRSNRSKSCTICYCRVSSTKQRDDLARQVAYLHSLFPEAEIIKDIGSGLNYKRKGLRTILERIVCGDKLTIVVACRDRLTRFGFELIEYLVRSYRKSSAAFIVGKLCSIGSWFCSKAALL; from the coding sequence ATGGCACTTGTCCCAATCCGTAAGGCGGTCGAACTTACGGGACTCTCTCCAAACACTCTGAGGAAATACGCAGACAATGGCACTCTCAAATGCGAGCGAACCCCTGGGGGAACTAGACTCTTTGACTCAGGAGATCTTTGCCGTTTTGGAAAAGATCCAAGGTCTAACAGATCAAAATCCTGCACCATTTGTTACTGCCGAGTCAGTAGTACAAAGCAACGAGACGATCTCGCTCGTCAAGTCGCCTATCTGCATTCCTTGTTCCCAGAAGCAGAGATCATCAAAGACATCGGTTCCGGCCTCAACTACAAAAGGAAAGGTCTTAGAACCATACTGGAACGAATTGTGTGCGGAGATAAGCTCACGATTGTTGTTGCCTGTAGAGACAGACTTACCCGATTTGGGTTTGAACTCATTGAGTACTTGGTTAGAAGTTACCGTAAGAGTAGTGCAGCCTTTATAGTTGGTAAATTATGCAGCATAGGGTCTTGGTTTTGTAGTAAGGCTGCACTACTCTAA
- a CDS encoding RNA-guided endonuclease InsQ/TnpB family protein: MEKSWFSTNLKVAQNQSLPQIFSQSFTSSPAGSTDSENTVKKSKKIRLFLKPEQRSLVRKWFGVSRYVFNKTVKILQGGEVKANWKAIKTDILNDLPEWCKEVPYQIKSIAIKDACTAVREAKKKYKKTFQINRVRFRSRKNPVQSCYIPKSAVSEAGIYHTKLGNLIYSEVLPTDICDCRLVSKNGEYYLTVPHKVAKTIAENQGRVVAIDPGVRTFLTFFSETSIGKIGNGDFSRIQRLCQHLDQLLSKISKPKGGQKRRMKKAARRMIARIQNLIDELHHKAAKFLVDHFDVILLPTFETSQMSRKKNRKIRSKTVRNLLTFSHYRFKEFLKHKANETGKVVVDVCEAYTSKTVSWTGELLNIGGSKIIKSKVDGRSMDRDINGARGIFLRALGDTPWLREQLALVS; the protein is encoded by the coding sequence GTGGAAAAATCTTGGTTCTCGACCAACCTGAAAGTTGCCCAGAATCAGAGCTTACCGCAGATCTTCTCTCAATCATTCACGTCTTCTCCTGCCGGGTCCACGGACTCAGAAAATACGGTCAAAAAATCAAAGAAGATTCGTCTGTTCCTAAAACCTGAGCAGCGATCGCTTGTCCGTAAGTGGTTTGGAGTATCCCGTTATGTCTTCAATAAAACAGTAAAAATCCTACAAGGTGGCGAGGTCAAAGCCAACTGGAAAGCAATCAAGACTGACATCTTGAATGACCTACCCGAGTGGTGCAAAGAAGTACCTTATCAAATCAAATCTATAGCGATAAAGGACGCTTGCACCGCTGTCAGGGAGGCCAAGAAAAAATACAAGAAAACCTTTCAGATTAACCGAGTAAGATTTAGATCAAGGAAAAATCCTGTTCAATCTTGCTATATCCCGAAATCAGCAGTTTCAGAGGCGGGGATATACCACACAAAACTAGGAAACTTAATTTATTCTGAGGTTTTGCCCACAGATATCTGCGACTGCCGACTAGTTAGTAAGAATGGAGAGTATTACTTAACAGTCCCTCACAAGGTTGCTAAAACGATTGCCGAGAACCAAGGTAGAGTAGTAGCTATAGACCCTGGAGTTAGGACTTTTTTAACTTTCTTTAGTGAGACATCCATAGGGAAAATTGGGAACGGAGATTTTTCTCGCATCCAGCGATTATGCCAACACCTCGACCAGTTATTATCCAAGATAAGCAAACCAAAAGGTGGACAAAAGCGTAGGATGAAGAAAGCAGCTAGACGAATGATTGCCAGGATCCAGAATCTAATAGACGAGCTTCATCATAAGGCTGCTAAGTTCCTAGTCGATCATTTTGATGTAATCCTACTTCCCACTTTTGAAACATCCCAGATGTCAAGAAAAAAGAACAGAAAGATCAGATCTAAAACTGTTAGAAATTTACTGACATTTTCCCACTATCGTTTCAAGGAATTCTTAAAACATAAAGCTAATGAAACTGGGAAAGTAGTGGTAGACGTCTGTGAAGCTTACACTAGCAAGACTGTCAGCTGGACAGGTGAGCTACTCAATATTGGTGGAAGCAAGATAATAAAGTCAAAAGTTGATGGCCGATCTATGGATCGTGATATCAACGGCGCTCGGGGAATATTTCTCCGAGCTTTGGGAGATACCCCCTGGTTGCGAGAGCAACTTGCATTAGTGAGCTAG
- a CDS encoding S-layer family protein — MGDLGGFNVANETSQTTSDGSDIIAKAQQGKGGEITIDAEDVRLIEERQAVDKNRTNDIDASSESGPGIVTIKTGNLDPSRGLDQLPINLTDPSSLIVASCPRSGKISVDELGEFIVTGRGGIPPSPLDPIIGRTIIADWVTLDDETVTETDNNHSNPPDTF, encoded by the coding sequence TTGGGGGATTTAGGGGGCTTTAATGTAGCAAATGAGACTTCTCAGACAACCTCTGATGGTAGCGATATCATTGCCAAAGCTCAACAGGGAAAAGGTGGTGAAATCACCATTGATGCCGAAGATGTCCGTCTGATTGAGGAGCGTCAAGCGGTGGACAAAAATCGCACTAATGATATCGATGCTAGTTCTGAGTCTGGTCCAGGAATAGTTACCATCAAAACGGGCAATCTTGACCCCTCTCGGGGATTAGATCAACTACCAATTAATTTAACTGACCCATCATCACTCATTGTTGCTAGCTGTCCGAGAAGTGGGAAAATCTCAGTCGATGAACTTGGTGAATTTATTGTTACTGGACGCGGTGGCATTCCGCCCAGTCCCCTCGACCCGATTATCGGTCGAACCATTATTGCTGATTGGGTGACTCTAGATGATGAAACCGTTACTGAAACTGATAACAATCACAGTAACCCTCCCGATACTTTTTAG